In the genome of Ursus arctos isolate Adak ecotype North America unplaced genomic scaffold, UrsArc2.0 scaffold_22, whole genome shotgun sequence, the window ATGTTCACACTGATTTGCCTGAATCCTCAGcttcacacccccatgtactaCTTCCTCAGCAATCTATCACTTGTGGATCTCTGCTACTCCTCTGTCATTACCCCGAAAATGTTGGTGAACTTTGTGTCAGAGAAGAATACCATCTCCTATGCAGGGTGCCTGTCACAGCTCTACTTCTTTCTTGTGTTTGTCATTGCCGAGTGTTACATGCTGAcagtgatggcctatgaccgctatgtcgCCATCTGCAGCCCTTTGCTCTACAATGTCATCATGTGTCATCAAGTCTGCTTCCTGCTGGTGGCTGTGGTCTACACCATGGGGCTCATTGGCTCAACAGTAGAGACTGGCCTCATGTTAAAACTGTCCTATTGTGAGCTCTTTATCAGTCATTACTTCTGTGACATCCTCCCTCTCATGAAGCTCTCCTGCTCTAGCACCTATGATATTGAGATGACAGTCTTCTTTTTGGCTGGATTCAACATCATAGTCACGAGTTTAACAGTCCTAATTTCCTATGTCTTCATCCTCTCCAGCATCCTCCGCATCAGCTCCACTGAGGGCAGGTCCAAAGCCTTCAGCACCTGCAGCTCCCACCTTGCAGCTGTGGGGATGTTCTATGGATCTACTGCATTCATGTACTTAAAACCCTCCACAGCCAGTTCCCTGGCCCAGGAGAACGTGGCCTCTGTGTTCTACACCACAGTGATCCCCATGCTGAACCCCCTGATCTACAGCTTGAGGAATAAGGAGGTAAAGGCCGCCATGCAGAAAACACTGAGGAGAAAGGTGTTTTGATGTAAATGTTATTCTTTCTCAATTTGAAAATTAAGTTGTTTTAAAACCAGAGGGAAGCCTCCTGAATACTTATCCAACCATGATGGGAAATAGGCGCTTGACTACATGGTTGGATGAatgcctcctccccttcttccctcttccttctctacttctctggactctcatttctgtttgaaatcaaattatttcaagttcatgttttctttcacttGAGATCCATTTTCTCCGTCCCGAATCCTTGGATAAACATTTACTATCTTAACTGtaatttaacataaattttaaactttcaaCATTGAGTTTGAAAGTCATCCATTGTTTTATTACCTTCCCTATAGTAAATATTACTCAAtccagttcttattttttttgtgCCGGGGAGTACACAGGACAGAGAGAGGTGAGTGTGAAAGTCACCAAGAAGTGAGACACAGCTCCTTGCTCATCCAgaccccctctcctctcttcacGCCTCTCTACTTGTTTCTGCCCAAGAACCTCTACATTATCCCTTTATGTAATTTCATAGTAGCAATAAAAATAGTAAGAGCCAGTCACATGGTTTGAGATGCTTACTCTGAGCCATGCAACTCCCCTAGATGCTTTATATGCATTGTTTCAATGCTGCCTCACAACACGTAGGTACTGTTGCTATCCCCATCTCACAGATATGGAAACTTGGTTCAGTGACTTGCTAAGGTCATGTAGCTGGCAAACCACACTGGGATCCAAATCTAACTCAGAGCCCACAGTCAACTCTCACACATTATCCCTTCATCTTTAGGCCGACACTCCATTTGAACAGCCTTTTAAGCTGGACCTAATTATGCTTTTCCAGTTTCAGATAtctccaaaaaataatttttcaggtcCCCACCTTTGATCACCTGCCCTAGCCTCTTTCACTTTGTAGACAGCTTCTTCAAGATGACTAAGGAAAGATTGCACTAGAGTGACCAACTTGACCCGGTTTGCCGGGCCCTTTCCCAGCGTTAACACTGAAAGCCCTGTATCTCAGGAAATCTGTCAGTCCCAGACAAAGCAGGAGGGTGGGTCACCCTAGGTTACACATTGCTGCAAAATCTCTTGTCCTGCTTAAATAACTGATAGATCTACTGTCGGCCTCACTTGGTAAATCCATTCGCCATGGGACAAAgtttctccctgctccccttgcttataATGGTATCAAGGATAAAAGGGT includes:
- the LOC113259922 gene encoding olfactory receptor 8A1 — encoded protein: MAAENHSTVTEFILRGLTNQPELQLPLFFLFLGIYLVTMIGNLGMFTLICLNPQLHTPMYYFLSNLSLVDLCYSSVITPKMLVNFVSEKNTISYAGCLSQLYFFLVFVIAECYMLTVMAYDRYVAICSPLLYNVIMCHQVCFLLVAVVYTMGLIGSTVETGLMLKLSYCELFISHYFCDILPLMKLSCSSTYDIEMTVFFLAGFNIIVTSLTVLISYVFILSSILRISSTEGRSKAFSTCSSHLAAVGMFYGSTAFMYLKPSTASSLAQENVASVFYTTVIPMLNPLIYSLRNKEVKAAMQKTLRRKVF